A DNA window from Rhizobium jaguaris contains the following coding sequences:
- a CDS encoding cell division protein ZapA — protein sequence MAQVTVTIDGKAYRMACEEGQEAHLTDLATRFDRYVAHLKSQFGEIGDLRITVMAGIMIMDEVAELTRRVSALEAELESLHSNRDTVAAANARSEETLATVIDEVTMRIRGITEKLTVRPGGEPN from the coding sequence ATGGCGCAGGTAACGGTAACGATCGACGGCAAAGCCTATCGCATGGCTTGCGAAGAGGGGCAGGAAGCCCATCTGACGGATCTCGCCACCCGCTTTGACCGCTATGTCGCGCATCTAAAGAGTCAGTTCGGTGAAATCGGCGATCTGCGCATCACCGTCATGGCCGGAATTATGATCATGGACGAAGTGGCGGAGTTGACGCGCCGTGTCTCTGCGTTGGAGGCCGAGCTCGAAAGCTTGCACAGCAACCGTGATACCGTGGCTGCCGCCAACGCCCGCAGCGAAGAGACGCTGGCAACAGTCATCGACGAAGTGACAATGCGCATTCGCGGCATTACCGAGAAGCTGACGG
- a CDS encoding DUF4164 domain-containing protein, translating to MTPSGKTVDVALAQLRQALSTLESAVDVRFERERAQSDVEGEVRRVHADRSRLAQELDQAEFRANRLEEVNREVSRRLVTAMETIRAVLDR from the coding sequence ATGACACCCTCAGGCAAAACGGTGGATGTGGCGCTCGCTCAGTTGCGCCAGGCGCTTTCGACTTTGGAGAGCGCTGTCGACGTGCGGTTCGAACGTGAACGCGCGCAAAGCGATGTCGAAGGCGAGGTTCGCCGGGTGCATGCCGACCGCTCACGGCTCGCCCAGGAACTCGATCAAGCCGAGTTCCGCGCGAACCGGCTCGAAGAAGTCAATCGCGAAGTGTCGCGCCGGCTTGTGACGGCGATGGAAACCATAAGAGCCGTGCTCGACCGCTGA
- the tkt gene encoding transketolase: MISREQHDRMANAIRFLAMDAVEKANSGHPGLPMGMADVATVLFSKYLRFDPKHPHWPNRDRFVLSAGHGSMLLYSLLYLTGYPDMTADDLAHFRQLGSKTAGHPEYGHATGIETTTGPLGQGIANSVGMAIAERKLREEFGADLMDHYTYVMCGDGCLMEGISHEAIALAGHLKLNKLILFWDNNSITIDGAISLSDSTDQVARFKAVHWNTIEVDGHDQAAIAAAIEAAQKSDRPTLIACKTIIGFGAPNKQGTHKVHGSPLGAEEIAATRVALNWPYEPFVIPNDILGEWRAAGERSVTTRTDWEGRLAAAEAGKKAEFNRRFAGELPAGFDAAISDYKKKLAETKPTLATRKASEDALEVINGFLPETLGGSADLTPSNNTKTSQMKSITPTDFSGRYVHWGIREHGMASAMNGISLHGGLIPYSGGFLIFSDYCRPPLRLAALMGIRAIHVLTHDSIGVGEDGPTHQPVEQIAGLRAIPNFLLFRPADATETAECWQIAVKTHNRPSGIALTRQNLLAARTEYSEKNLCEQGAYTLAGNADAKVTIFASGSEVEIAVAARTALEGKGISTRVVSVPCTELFFEQPDAYRKEVIGNSPIKIAVEAAVREGWDAFIGPEGAFIGMKSFGASAPYKDVYKHFGITADAVVAAAEAKLS, from the coding sequence ATGATCTCTCGCGAACAACACGACCGGATGGCAAATGCGATCCGTTTCCTTGCCATGGATGCTGTCGAGAAGGCCAATTCCGGTCACCCCGGTCTGCCGATGGGGATGGCGGATGTCGCTACCGTTCTCTTTAGCAAATATCTGCGCTTCGACCCGAAGCATCCGCACTGGCCGAACCGCGACCGTTTCGTGCTGTCGGCCGGCCACGGCTCCATGCTGCTCTATTCGCTGCTGTATTTGACCGGCTATCCCGACATGACGGCCGACGACCTCGCGCATTTCCGCCAGCTCGGCTCCAAGACCGCCGGCCATCCGGAATATGGTCATGCCACCGGCATCGAAACCACCACCGGCCCGCTTGGCCAGGGCATTGCCAACTCGGTCGGCATGGCGATCGCCGAGCGCAAGCTGCGCGAAGAATTCGGCGCCGATCTGATGGATCACTATACCTACGTCATGTGCGGCGACGGCTGCCTGATGGAAGGTATCAGCCACGAAGCGATCGCGCTCGCCGGCCACCTTAAGCTGAATAAGCTGATCCTCTTCTGGGACAACAACTCGATCACCATCGACGGCGCCATCTCGCTCTCGGATTCGACCGACCAGGTCGCCCGCTTCAAGGCCGTTCACTGGAACACGATCGAAGTCGATGGCCATGATCAGGCCGCCATCGCCGCCGCCATCGAAGCCGCTCAGAAGTCCGACCGCCCGACCCTGATCGCCTGCAAGACGATCATCGGCTTCGGCGCTCCGAACAAGCAGGGCACTCACAAGGTTCACGGCTCGCCGCTCGGCGCCGAGGAAATTGCCGCCACCCGCGTCGCTCTGAACTGGCCCTACGAGCCCTTCGTCATCCCGAATGATATCCTCGGCGAATGGCGTGCCGCCGGTGAGCGCTCGGTCACCACCCGCACCGATTGGGAAGGCCGCCTTGCTGCCGCTGAGGCGGGCAAGAAGGCCGAGTTCAACCGCCGCTTTGCCGGTGAACTGCCGGCTGGCTTCGACGCCGCCATCAGCGACTACAAGAAGAAGCTTGCGGAGACCAAGCCGACGCTCGCAACCCGCAAGGCATCGGAAGACGCACTGGAAGTCATCAACGGCTTCCTGCCGGAAACGCTCGGCGGCTCTGCGGACCTGACGCCGTCGAACAACACCAAGACCAGCCAGATGAAGTCGATCACCCCGACCGATTTCTCCGGCCGTTACGTCCACTGGGGTATTCGCGAGCATGGCATGGCTTCGGCCATGAACGGTATCTCGCTGCACGGCGGCCTGATCCCCTATTCCGGCGGCTTCCTGATCTTCTCGGATTATTGCCGTCCCCCGCTCCGTCTCGCTGCACTGATGGGTATCCGCGCCATCCATGTTCTGACACATGACTCGATCGGCGTCGGCGAAGACGGCCCGACGCACCAGCCCGTCGAGCAGATCGCGGGTCTGCGCGCCATTCCGAACTTCCTGCTGTTCCGTCCGGCTGACGCCACCGAAACCGCGGAATGCTGGCAGATTGCGGTCAAGACGCATAATCGTCCGTCCGGCATTGCTCTCACCCGCCAGAACCTGCTTGCCGCCCGCACCGAATACAGCGAGAAGAACCTCTGCGAACAGGGCGCCTACACGCTCGCCGGCAATGCCGACGCCAAGGTGACGATCTTCGCTTCGGGTTCCGAAGTCGAAATCGCCGTCGCCGCCCGCACAGCGCTGGAAGGCAAGGGCATTTCCACCCGCGTCGTCTCCGTTCCCTGCACCGAACTCTTCTTCGAGCAGCCGGATGCCTACCGCAAGGAAGTAATCGGCAACTCCCCGATCAAGATCGCCGTCGAAGCTGCCGTTCGCGAAGGCTGGGATGCCTTCATCGGACCGGAAGGCGCCTTCATCGGCATGAAGAGCTTCGGCGCTTCCGCTCCGTACAAGGACGTCTACAAGCACTTCGGCATTACTGCTGACGCCGTTGTCGCCGCCGCTGAGGCAAAGCTTTCCTGA
- the gap gene encoding type I glyceraldehyde-3-phosphate dehydrogenase, translated as MTVKVAINGFGRIGRNVLRAIVESGRTDIEVVAINDLGPVETNAHLLRYDSIHGKFPAEVKVEGDTIIVGGGKPIKVTAIKDPATLPHRDLGVDIAMECTGIFTARDKAAAHLTAGAKRVIVSAPADGADLTVVFGVNHDQLTKEHLVISNASCTTNCLVPVVKVLDDAVGIDHGFMTTIHSYTGDQPTLDTMHKDLYRARAAALSMIPTSTGAAKAVGLVLPHLKGKLDGTSIRVPTPNVSVIDFKFVSKKATTVGEINEAIKAASNGKLKGILGYTDEPLVSRDFNHDSHSSIFATDQTKVLEGNFVRVLSWYDNEWGFSNRMADTAVAFAKLI; from the coding sequence ATGACTGTAAAAGTTGCCATCAACGGCTTTGGCCGCATCGGCCGTAACGTTCTGCGCGCGATCGTCGAATCCGGCCGCACCGACATCGAAGTTGTCGCCATCAACGACCTCGGCCCGGTCGAGACCAATGCTCACCTGCTGCGTTACGACTCGATCCACGGCAAGTTCCCCGCCGAAGTGAAGGTCGAAGGCGACACGATCATCGTTGGCGGCGGCAAGCCGATCAAGGTCACGGCGATCAAGGATCCGGCGACCCTGCCGCACCGCGATCTCGGCGTCGACATCGCGATGGAATGCACCGGCATCTTCACCGCCCGCGACAAGGCTGCCGCTCACCTGACGGCCGGTGCCAAGCGCGTCATCGTTTCGGCTCCTGCCGACGGCGCCGACCTGACCGTCGTTTTCGGCGTCAACCACGACCAACTCACCAAGGAGCACTTGGTCATCTCCAACGCTTCCTGCACCACGAACTGCCTGGTGCCGGTGGTCAAGGTTCTTGACGACGCAGTCGGCATCGACCACGGCTTCATGACGACCATCCACTCCTACACCGGCGACCAGCCGACGCTCGACACCATGCACAAGGACCTGTACCGCGCCCGCGCCGCAGCCCTGTCCATGATCCCGACGTCGACGGGCGCCGCAAAGGCCGTTGGTCTCGTTCTGCCGCACCTGAAGGGCAAGCTCGACGGTACGTCGATCCGCGTTCCGACCCCGAACGTATCGGTTATCGACTTCAAGTTCGTATCCAAGAAGGCAACGACGGTCGGCGAAATCAACGAAGCAATCAAGGCTGCATCGAACGGCAAGCTGAAGGGCATCCTCGGCTACACCGACGAGCCGCTGGTTTCCCGCGACTTCAACCATGACAGCCACTCGTCGATCTTCGCAACCGACCAGACCAAGGTCTTGGAAGGCAACTTCGTGCGCGTCTTGTCCTGGTACGACAACGAATGGGGCTTCTCGAACCGTATGGCCGATACGGCCGTAGCGTTTGCCAAGCTGATCTGA
- a CDS encoding putative glycolipid-binding domain-containing protein — translation MAFRPLLPTTVRWRPLEGDGLEHLTIGPIDVATGAAIRACGTIIGGRDGSPYGVFYHIDCTADWSVLSFTIETTDGRRLALLSDGKGHWHTEDGIALPQFDGCVDIDLYGSPFTNSLPIHRLELTPEAGTAKLSMLYVPFDSFVPVRDGQRYTCITPEKLYRYAAEDRAFTVELPVDADGLVIDYPIYFKRVDI, via the coding sequence ATGGCCTTCCGCCCTCTCCTCCCGACGACAGTTCGCTGGCGTCCGCTGGAGGGAGATGGGCTGGAGCATCTGACGATTGGTCCCATCGACGTGGCCACCGGCGCAGCCATTCGCGCCTGTGGCACCATCATCGGCGGCCGTGACGGCTCACCTTACGGCGTCTTCTACCACATCGATTGCACAGCCGACTGGTCCGTTCTCTCCTTCACGATCGAAACCACCGACGGCCGGCGCCTTGCCTTGCTTTCCGATGGCAAGGGACACTGGCACACCGAAGATGGCATTGCCTTGCCGCAATTCGACGGCTGCGTCGATATCGATCTCTATGGCTCCCCCTTCACCAACAGCCTGCCAATCCACCGGCTTGAACTGACGCCGGAGGCCGGAACGGCCAAGCTCTCGATGCTCTATGTACCGTTCGACAGCTTTGTGCCAGTGCGAGACGGTCAGCGTTACACCTGCATCACGCCGGAGAAACTCTATCGCTATGCTGCGGAAGACAGGGCTTTTACCGTCGAACTACCTGTCGATGCCGACGGTCTGGTGATCGACTATCCGATCTATTTCAAGCGTGTGGATATTTGA
- a CDS encoding potassium/proton antiporter encodes MEAFYVVVLVCTLLILMAAFSSLLAFRFGAPLLLLFLMIGLIAGTDGLGIQFSNNYLAYILGSLALAIILFDSGYHTPLQAFKLAAGPAMALASTGVLVTAALFGLAATWLLGFTWLQGLLLGSIVASTDAAAVFFLLRIGGINIRDKVRSTLEVESGTNDPMAIFLTLALVEVLASGEGYHGLNLVMLATFLQQMGLGVILGLLGGMMIVLIVSRLETDRGLTPIFVLALALLVFSFTGAVGGSGFLAVYVAGIYAGNRKMPASASIKRFQDGMTWLAQIIMFLVLGLLATPSQFPAIAIPAVALALFLIFIARPVAVWLCLLPFDYTQRETGFVAWVGLRGAVSILLAIMPILGNLESSHTYFNVAFIVVLVSLLVQGWTIKPMARRLGLIVPPRMGAVDKVEVDLPGAVNHELLSYRVVKDSPVLRGERIPRWAMPSLIVRDGKSMRYQYAGRLRENDLVYLFISPTYSRLLDRLFASRAPVDPDDAEFFGAFSISPLRPAADLDAAYGPGLLSEAEKGLTIAELMRQRLGGKADYADRVRLGEIILIVRDLDENDHIQSVGMSLEALEPATILPIFINLHDILNGIRGFLRKRREHAEEAVSTDSNTGKNDA; translated from the coding sequence GTGGAGGCATTTTACGTCGTCGTGCTGGTGTGCACGCTCCTGATTCTGATGGCGGCTTTCTCGAGCCTGCTCGCTTTCCGTTTCGGCGCGCCATTACTGCTGCTCTTTCTGATGATCGGACTGATCGCCGGCACGGACGGACTCGGTATCCAATTCAGTAACAATTATCTTGCCTATATTCTCGGCTCCCTTGCCCTCGCCATCATCCTTTTCGATTCCGGATACCACACGCCGCTCCAGGCCTTCAAACTGGCGGCAGGGCCGGCCATGGCCCTCGCGTCCACCGGCGTTCTTGTTACGGCGGCCCTATTCGGCCTCGCTGCTACCTGGCTTCTTGGCTTTACCTGGCTGCAGGGTCTGCTCCTCGGCTCGATCGTCGCGTCGACGGATGCCGCCGCCGTCTTCTTCCTGCTGCGCATCGGCGGCATCAACATCCGCGACAAGGTGCGTTCGACGCTGGAAGTCGAATCCGGTACCAATGATCCGATGGCGATCTTCCTGACGCTGGCGCTGGTCGAAGTGCTCGCAAGCGGCGAAGGCTATCATGGGCTCAATCTCGTCATGCTGGCCACCTTTCTCCAGCAAATGGGTCTTGGCGTCATCCTTGGCCTGCTTGGCGGCATGATGATCGTGCTGATCGTCAGCCGTCTGGAGACCGATCGCGGCCTGACGCCGATCTTCGTGCTTGCGCTCGCTCTCCTCGTCTTCTCCTTCACCGGCGCCGTCGGCGGCAGCGGCTTTCTCGCCGTCTACGTTGCGGGCATTTACGCCGGCAATCGCAAGATGCCGGCCTCGGCCAGCATCAAGCGCTTTCAGGACGGTATGACGTGGCTGGCGCAAATCATCATGTTCCTCGTCCTCGGCTTGCTCGCCACGCCGTCGCAATTTCCGGCAATCGCCATTCCCGCCGTGGCACTGGCGCTGTTCCTGATCTTCATCGCCCGACCGGTCGCCGTCTGGCTCTGCTTGCTGCCTTTCGATTACACACAGCGGGAGACCGGTTTCGTCGCCTGGGTGGGTCTGCGCGGCGCCGTCTCCATCCTGCTCGCCATCATGCCGATCCTCGGCAATCTCGAGAGCAGCCACACCTATTTCAACGTAGCCTTCATCGTCGTGCTCGTGTCGCTTCTTGTCCAGGGCTGGACGATCAAGCCGATGGCGCGTCGGCTTGGCCTCATTGTCCCGCCGCGCATGGGCGCGGTCGATAAGGTCGAGGTCGACTTGCCGGGCGCGGTCAACCACGAACTGCTCTCCTATCGTGTCGTCAAGGATAGCCCGGTCCTGCGCGGCGAGCGCATTCCGCGCTGGGCCATGCCGTCACTCATCGTGCGTGATGGCAAGTCGATGCGCTATCAATATGCCGGCCGCCTGCGCGAGAACGATCTCGTCTATCTCTTCATCTCGCCCACCTATTCGCGTCTTCTTGACCGACTGTTCGCCAGCCGCGCGCCAGTCGATCCGGATGACGCCGAATTCTTCGGCGCCTTCTCGATCTCGCCGCTGCGCCCCGCCGCCGATCTCGATGCGGCCTATGGGCCGGGGCTTCTGAGCGAAGCGGAGAAGGGTCTGACAATTGCCGAACTTATGCGCCAGCGCCTTGGGGGCAAGGCCGATTATGCCGACCGTGTCCGTCTCGGCGAGATCATCCTGATCGTTCGCGACCTCGATGAAAACGACCATATCCAATCGGTCGGAATGTCGCTGGAAGCGCTGGAACCGGCGACCATCCTGCCGATTTTCATCAATCTGCATGACATCTTGAATGGCATCCGCGGCTTCCTGCGCAAGCGTCGAGAGCATGCCGAGGAGGCCGTTTCAACCGATTCAAATACCGGCAAAAACGACGCCTGA
- a CDS encoding phosphoglycerate kinase: protein MATFKTLDNLTNITGKRVLVRVDLNVPVKDGKVTDTTRIERVAPTILELSGKGAKVILLAHFGRPKDGPSPDLSLSLIVPAVEEVLDHAVLFASDCVHAPAADAIAKMNNGDILLLENTRFHKEEEKNDAAFTKALADLGDIYVNDAFSAAHRAHASTEGLAKHLPAYAGRTMQAELEALEKGLGSPARPVVAIVGGAKVSTKIDLLMNLVKKVDALVIGGGMANTFLAARGTNVGKSLCEHDLADTAKQIMIEAATSGCAIVLPEDGVIAREFKAGADNEVVSINSIPADAMVLDVGPKSVEAVKAWIGRATTLVWNGPLGAFEITPFDAATVAAAKYAAECTKAGKLTSVAGGGDTVSALNHAGVADEFTYVSTAGGAFLEWMEGKILPGVAVLQAAK, encoded by the coding sequence ATGGCGACCTTCAAGACCCTCGACAATCTCACCAACATCACCGGCAAGCGCGTGCTCGTGCGCGTCGACCTCAACGTGCCGGTCAAGGACGGCAAGGTTACCGACACGACCCGTATCGAGCGCGTGGCGCCGACGATACTCGAATTGTCCGGCAAGGGCGCCAAGGTTATCCTGCTCGCCCATTTCGGCCGCCCGAAAGATGGCCCGTCGCCGGATCTGTCGCTCTCCCTCATCGTTCCGGCGGTCGAAGAAGTGCTCGATCACGCCGTCCTCTTCGCCTCCGACTGCGTCCATGCACCGGCCGCCGACGCTATCGCCAAGATGAACAATGGCGATATCCTGCTGCTCGAAAACACCCGCTTCCATAAGGAAGAGGAGAAGAACGACGCAGCCTTCACGAAGGCGCTGGCCGATCTCGGCGATATCTATGTCAACGACGCCTTCTCCGCCGCCCACCGCGCGCACGCCTCGACCGAGGGCCTTGCCAAGCACCTCCCCGCTTATGCCGGCCGCACCATGCAGGCCGAACTTGAGGCGCTGGAGAAGGGCCTCGGCAGCCCGGCTCGCCCGGTTGTCGCCATCGTGGGCGGCGCCAAGGTCTCGACCAAGATCGACCTGCTGATGAACCTGGTGAAGAAAGTCGACGCGCTGGTGATCGGCGGCGGCATGGCCAACACTTTCCTCGCCGCCCGTGGCACCAATGTCGGCAAGTCGCTGTGTGAGCATGATCTGGCCGACACCGCCAAGCAGATCATGATTGAAGCCGCCACCTCGGGCTGCGCCATCGTGCTGCCGGAAGACGGCGTTATCGCCCGCGAATTCAAGGCGGGCGCTGACAATGAAGTCGTTTCGATCAACTCCATTCCGGCCGACGCCATGGTCCTCGACGTCGGCCCGAAATCAGTCGAAGCCGTCAAGGCATGGATCGGCCGTGCAACGACGCTGGTCTGGAATGGCCCCCTCGGCGCCTTTGAAATCACGCCCTTCGACGCCGCCACCGTGGCAGCCGCCAAATATGCCGCTGAATGCACAAAGGCCGGCAAGCTTACCTCGGTTGCCGGCGGCGGCGACACCGTCTCCGCACTTAATCATGCCGGCGTGGCCGACGAGTTCACCTATGTCTCGACGGCTGGCGGCGCCTTTCTCGAATGGATGGAAGGCAAGATCCTGCCGGGCGTTGCCGTTCTCCAGGCCGCAAAGTAG
- a CDS encoding class I fructose-bisphosphate aldolase: protein MSERLEDIAVKMVTDGKGLLAADESTGTIKKRFDTIGLVSTEESRRDYREMLFRSDEAIKKYISGVILYEETLFQKAADGTPLVNIISAADAIPGIKVDTGAKPMAGFPSETVTEGLDGLADRLAKYYDAGARFAKWRGVIAVSDKLPTFGSVKANAHALARYAALCQQAKIVPIVEPEVLMDGEPGTHDLARSEEVTRWTLQIVFQELAEARIKLEGMVLKPSMVIDGKKLRKASVEQVAESTVRVLKETVPSAVPGIAFLSGGQAPEEATAHLSAINGYDLPWHVTFSYGRALQDASLKAWGGRAENVAAGQRAFAHRAEMNYLAAKGSWTKDSEKAA, encoded by the coding sequence ATGAGCGAACGACTTGAAGACATTGCCGTAAAGATGGTTACCGATGGCAAGGGCCTGCTGGCGGCTGACGAATCCACCGGCACGATCAAGAAGCGCTTCGACACGATTGGTCTTGTTTCCACCGAAGAGAGCCGGCGCGACTATCGCGAAATGCTCTTCCGTTCGGACGAAGCGATCAAGAAGTATATCTCCGGCGTTATCCTTTATGAAGAAACCCTTTTCCAGAAGGCTGCCGACGGCACGCCCCTCGTCAACATTATCAGCGCCGCCGACGCTATTCCCGGCATCAAGGTCGATACTGGCGCCAAGCCGATGGCCGGCTTCCCGAGCGAAACCGTCACCGAGGGCCTTGACGGTCTCGCTGACCGTCTAGCGAAATATTACGACGCCGGCGCTCGCTTCGCCAAATGGCGTGGCGTAATCGCCGTTTCCGACAAGCTGCCGACATTCGGCTCGGTGAAGGCTAATGCCCACGCTCTGGCCCGCTACGCCGCGCTCTGCCAGCAGGCGAAGATCGTGCCGATCGTCGAACCCGAAGTGCTGATGGATGGCGAACCCGGTACGCATGACCTCGCCCGCAGCGAGGAAGTGACACGCTGGACGCTGCAGATCGTCTTCCAGGAGCTCGCCGAAGCCCGTATCAAGCTCGAGGGCATGGTACTGAAGCCAAGCATGGTCATCGACGGCAAGAAGCTGCGCAAGGCATCGGTCGAGCAGGTCGCCGAGTCCACTGTCAGGGTATTGAAGGAAACCGTTCCTTCCGCCGTTCCCGGCATAGCTTTCCTCTCCGGCGGCCAGGCGCCGGAGGAAGCAACCGCGCATCTCTCCGCCATCAACGGCTATGACCTCCCCTGGCATGTCACCTTCTCCTACGGCCGCGCCCTGCAGGACGCCTCACTGAAGGCGTGGGGCGGAAGGGCGGAAAACGTCGCCGCCGGCCAACGCGCCTTCGCCCACCGCGCCGAGATGAACTACCTCGCCGCCAAGGGGAGTTGGACCAAGGACAGCGAAAAGGCCGCTTGA
- a CDS encoding PhzF family phenazine biosynthesis protein, which yields MNTVAYVTVDVFTSERFVGNPLAVIPDARGLSSDAMQKIATEFGYSETTFVLPPENSDRTARVRIFTPTAEIPFAGHPNVGTAFVLGQQPEIFGKPAGDRLIFEEDAGLVEATLLRKGGDITGASIRAPGKLTIGETIAPELIAGCVQIGPQSIRTVTHAPTFASVGLPFAFAELDNLETLGKAWPNAAIFAEAAVRHKEDKTGFSLFLYVRSAENPWYIRARMFAPLDNVTEDPATGSASAALGAYLTSLLPAQDAEVEITIEQGVEMGRRSVIGVEVRKSSGTVNEVLLSGSSIHVMRGEILL from the coding sequence ATGAACACCGTCGCTTATGTCACCGTCGACGTCTTCACCTCGGAACGCTTCGTCGGCAATCCGCTCGCCGTCATTCCCGATGCCCGCGGCCTGAGCAGCGACGCCATGCAGAAGATCGCAACCGAGTTCGGCTATTCGGAAACGACCTTCGTGCTGCCACCGGAGAACTCAGATCGTACCGCGCGCGTCCGTATCTTCACGCCAACGGCCGAAATCCCCTTTGCCGGCCATCCCAATGTCGGCACGGCTTTCGTTCTCGGACAACAGCCGGAAATCTTCGGAAAGCCCGCAGGCGATAGGCTGATCTTCGAAGAGGATGCCGGGCTGGTGGAGGCGACCCTGCTGCGCAAGGGCGGTGACATCACCGGCGCGAGCATACGTGCACCGGGAAAGCTGACGATCGGCGAAACGATTGCCCCTGAGCTGATTGCCGGCTGCGTGCAGATCGGTCCGCAATCGATCCGCACGGTGACGCATGCCCCAACCTTCGCATCCGTCGGCTTGCCCTTCGCCTTCGCGGAACTGGACAACCTCGAAACGCTCGGAAAAGCGTGGCCGAATGCGGCGATCTTTGCCGAAGCGGCCGTGCGGCACAAGGAAGACAAGACCGGCTTCTCGCTCTTTCTCTACGTACGTTCCGCCGAAAATCCATGGTATATCCGCGCCCGCATGTTTGCGCCCCTGGACAATGTGACGGAAGATCCGGCGACAGGCAGCGCCTCCGCCGCACTCGGCGCCTATCTGACCTCGCTGTTGCCGGCGCAAGATGCCGAGGTGGAAATCACCATCGAGCAGGGCGTGGAGATGGGAAGACGCAGCGTCATCGGCGTCGAAGTCAGGAAATCTTCCGGCACGGTAAACGAAGTCTTGTTGTCGGGTAGCAGCATCCATGTCATGCGCGGCGAGATCCTGCTTTAA
- a CDS encoding MFS transporter: protein MKRNILPVLALLFGTLFLFTGNGLHSLLLPVRGTAEGYATTTLGLLGTTWATGFVLGCLTAPKLVRRIGHVRAFSGFISVIAVIALLTGIVVDPVWWVLLRAVTGFCTAGTSMIIESWLNERATNESRGAIFSLYIGITLIGAVAGQMMVPFADIHTPILFMWCGICYCIAMLPTTLSTAASPQPLKAVSLDLKALYRNSPVASIGILLVGIANGAYGTLGAVFGANAGLSDSNIALMMSTTIFAGAVMQLPAGRLSDRIDRRFVLAGMAAIAALDGLLLFLLQPGHPYFLITMVVIYGAAANTLYPIAVAHANDFAAPQDFVKVSGGLLLLYGIGTIIGPTLGGPVMTAVGPYALFFVTAVAHVLITSYAIFRSRQRAAKPASDREAYTTMPSANAQNITPESLSLARSDASKKEDTTVNYGT, encoded by the coding sequence ATGAAAAGAAATATTTTACCCGTTCTTGCCCTGCTTTTCGGTACGCTCTTCCTATTCACAGGCAATGGCCTGCATAGCCTGCTTCTACCGGTGCGCGGCACAGCCGAGGGCTATGCCACGACGACGCTCGGCCTGCTCGGCACGACCTGGGCGACAGGCTTCGTGCTCGGCTGCCTGACAGCGCCAAAACTGGTCCGGCGCATCGGCCATGTCCGCGCCTTTTCCGGCTTCATTTCCGTTATCGCCGTCATCGCGCTTTTGACCGGCATCGTCGTCGACCCCGTCTGGTGGGTGCTGCTGCGCGCCGTCACCGGCTTCTGCACCGCCGGTACTTCGATGATCATCGAAAGCTGGCTCAACGAGCGTGCGACGAACGAAAGCCGCGGCGCGATCTTCTCGCTCTATATCGGTATCACGCTGATCGGCGCCGTCGCCGGCCAAATGATGGTCCCCTTCGCCGACATCCATACGCCCATTCTCTTCATGTGGTGCGGCATCTGCTATTGCATCGCCATGCTCCCGACGACGCTCTCGACCGCCGCCTCGCCGCAGCCGCTGAAGGCCGTCAGCCTCGATTTGAAGGCGCTCTATCGCAATTCGCCGGTCGCCTCCATTGGCATCCTCCTGGTCGGCATCGCCAACGGCGCCTACGGCACGCTCGGCGCAGTCTTCGGCGCCAATGCCGGCCTCTCGGACAGCAATATCGCGCTGATGATGAGTACGACCATCTTCGCCGGCGCCGTAATGCAGCTTCCGGCCGGCCGCCTTTCCGACCGTATCGACCGTCGCTTTGTGCTAGCCGGCATGGCCGCCATCGCTGCCTTGGACGGTCTGCTGCTCTTCCTGTTACAGCCTGGCCATCCCTATTTCCTGATCACCATGGTGGTCATCTATGGCGCAGCCGCCAACACGCTCTATCCGATTGCCGTCGCCCACGCCAACGACTTCGCTGCGCCGCAGGATTTCGTCAAAGTCTCCGGCGGCCTGTTGCTGCTCTATGGCATCGGCACGATCATAGGACCTACGCTCGGCGGTCCGGTTATGACGGCTGTCGGCCCCTATGCGCTGTTCTTCGTCACCGCGGTCGCCCATGTGCTGATCACGAGCTATGCGATCTTCCGCAGCCGCCAGCGCGCCGCCAAGCCCGCGAGCGACCGCGAAGCCTATACGACGATGCCGTCGGCGAATGCGCAGAACATCACGCCGGAAAGCCTGTCGCTGGCACGCAGCGACGCTTCTAAAAAGGAAGATACGACGGTAAATTACGGCACCTAA
- a CDS encoding DUF1192 domain-containing protein — protein sequence MSIFDDDRPKKPSAHEIGSDLSLLSVDELKARIALMQAEIARLEAEVATKASGRKAAENLFRS from the coding sequence ATGAGCATTTTCGATGACGACCGCCCGAAGAAACCATCTGCCCATGAGATCGGCAGCGACCTGTCACTGCTTTCCGTCGACGAACTCAAGGCTCGTATCGCCTTGATGCAAGCGGAGATCGCCCGGCTGGAAGCCGAGGTCGCCACCAAGGCATCCGGCCGTAAGGCCGCCGAAAACCTATTCCGGTCCTGA